A DNA window from Penaeus vannamei isolate JL-2024 chromosome 5, ASM4276789v1, whole genome shotgun sequence contains the following coding sequences:
- the LOC138861768 gene encoding uncharacterized protein, translating into MEDGRPPSNTTQHNSIHKPPSNTTQHNSIHKPPSNTTQHNSHHKPPSNTTQPNSIHKHSSNTTQPKSIHKPPSNTTQHNSIHKPPSNTTQHNSIHKPPSNTTQHNSIHKPPSNTTQHNSIHKPPSNTTQHNSIHKPPSNATQHNSIHKPPSNTTQHNSIHKPPSNTTQHNSIHKPPSNTTQHNSIHKPPSNTTQPNSIHKPPSNTTQHNSIHKPPSNTTQHNSIHKPPSNTTQHNSIHKPPSNTTQHNSIHKPPSNTTQHNAPLQPGARVPQHPERYVAKERPGTPMWTFACGNSA; encoded by the exons atggaggacggaagg CCCCCTTCcaacacaacgcaacacaacTCAATCCACAAGCCCCCTTCcaacacaacgcaacacaacTCAATCCACAAGCCCCCTTCcaacacaacgcaacacaacTCACACCACAAGCCCCCTTCCAACACAACGCAACCCAACTCAATCCACAAGCATTCTTCCAACACAACACAACCCAAGTCAATCCACAAGCCCCCTTCcaacacaacgcaacacaacTCAATCCACAAGCCCCCTTCcaacacaacgcaacacaacTCAATCCACAAGCCCCCTTCcaacacaacgcaacacaacTCAATCCACAAGCCCCCTTCcaacacaacgcaacacaacTCAATCCACAAGCCCCCTTCcaacacaacgcaacacaacTCAATCCACAAGCCCCCTTCCAACGCAACGCAACACAACTCAATCCACAAGCCCCCTTCcaacacaacgcaacacaacTCAATCCACAAGCCCCCTTCcaacacaacgcaacacaacTCAATCCACAAGCCCCCttccaacacaacacaacacaactcaATCCACAAGCCCCCTTCCAACACAACGCAACCCAACTCAATCCACAAGCCCCCTTCcaacacaacgcaacacaacTCAATCCACAAGCCCCCTTCcaacacaacgcaacacaacTCAATCCACAAGCCCCCTTCcaacacaacgcaacacaacTCAATCCACAAGCCCCCTTCcaacacaacgcaacacaacTCAATCCACAAGCCCCCTTCcaacacaacgcaacacaacgccccactccaac ccggtgCACGAGTTCCTCAGCACccagagaggtacgtcgctaaagagcgcccaggtacacctatgtggacttttgcttgcggcaatagtgcataa
- the LOC113822608 gene encoding piggyBac transposable element-derived protein 4-like isoform X1, with product MDKKPVTMLSTIHTNEMVTLQLKHKEIKQIKPKVVGDYNFGMKGVDLSDQIAQSYPVTRKTLKWFKKIFFYLLDMTVINSLSVHKVLGGKMLQAEFKFELVRGLLQQGEQTGRKRNPPSRIPVHPLPPAAADTPADIHMPEDTPLQKWKRCSHCWKQDRQRKETRIKFQSVPWASECILNKQG from the coding sequence ATGGACAAGAAGCCAGTGACAATGTTGTCCACAATCCACACCAATGAAATGGTCACCCTGCAACTGAAGcacaaagaaataaagcaaattaAACCCAAAGTTGTAGGAGACTACAATTTTGGGATGAAGGGTGTGGACCTGAGTGACCAAATAGCACAGTCGTACCCAGTAACCAGGAAGACACTGAAATggtttaaaaaaatctttttctacCTTCTAGATATGACAGTAATAAATTCTCTATCAGTACACAAGGTACTTGGAGGGAAAATGTTGCAAGCAGAGTTCAAGTTCGAGCTTGTGCGAGGGCTCTTACAGCAAGGAGAACAAACTGGTAGGAAGAGGAACCCTCCATCTCGCATCCCAGTTCATCCATtacctcctgctgctgctgatacTCCTGCTGACATACATATGCCAGAGGACACACCTTTACAGAAGTGGAAGAGGTGCAGTCACTGCTGGAAGCAAGACCGGCAAAGAAAGGAGACACGTATAAAGTTTCAAAGTGTACCATGGGCTTCAGAATGCATCTTGAATAAGCAAGGATGA